The genomic interval GGCTCCGGTACGCGTCGACCTGCGATTGGGCGTGGTCACCAGCAGTCGCGATTCCGGTCAACTGGTCCTTTCGTCGTCCGATGGTGCGGCGATTTATGCACTGACGCGGGCGGGTGAGATCACACGATTCACCCCCTCCGGTGGCGACTGGAAGTTCAAGCCGACGTTGCCGGCGTCGGCCCTGTTTGCGCAGGCCGACGGATCGCTCATCGTCGCCGGCGCGAGTGGATCGAAGGCGGTAGTGTGGCGCATTCGTCCCCCCGGCCAGGAGATCGTCGATACGATCTCCTTCGACGTCGGGGGCAAGGCCGGTGCCAACGCGGCGATGATCGCCGCCACGGCGGGCAGTCTGGGAGATCGGATATTCTTCGGCGCCAACGAATCGGTGATCGCCGTGCGGTCACGGGATATGCAAAAGGCGCTCGAAATTGATTTGGGGGACCCTGTGCGCGCCCTCGTGGCGACACCCAGTGGCGATCGGCTGTTTGCGGCGCTCGACGACAATCGGTCGGTGCGCATCATCGATCGGTTTGAAGAACGCGTGACCGGCAAGATCAAGTTGCCGGCAGCACCGACCGCCCTGCGCATGGACCCACTCGGGCGCATGTTGCTGGCGCGGGGACCGGCCGATTCCGTGTATGTCGTGAGTCTTGCCGACGATGGGGTTCGCGGCACCGTCCGCTCGGCGTGGCGCGCGGATTTGCCCATGGTGCTGGCCGACGGTGCGATTGCCATGGCCCGGGGAGGCGATGTGGTGATCACCAAGGCACCCACATTGGACGATGGCCGCAGCATTGCCCGTGGCGCACAGGATTTCTGGCATAGCTTCCGCTGGAACGGCTTCCGCCCGCGGGCGGCCGGACTCGATCAGCCGGTGCAATTCCGCACGTCGGCACCGCGCGATTCCACCGACTTGGTGGATACGGCGTCGGTGACGAAGCTGGACAGTGCCATGCAGGCCTCGTTCACGGTATCCTTCGCCGCCGTCCAGAACGAGAAGACGGCGCGTGATCTCGTCTCACGCATTCGAGTCGATGGGCAGGCGCCGCGCATCACCACGTCAGAACGCAACGGGACCACGTTGTATCGGGTGGTCATGGGACCGTATCCTACCCGAGCCGAAGCCGACCGGGTGGGTAGGGCGTCCGGTCAGAGCTACTGGATTTTTGAGGGAACGCCATGACCGGTATTCCGGCCGTACTGCCTACATCCTGGGAAAACGAAGGGCAACGGCTTTCGCCGCTGCTCGACAACGTCTGTGCGGCCGTGGTGGCCGGAACCGATGCGAACGTTGCGGCGGCGTTGGCGATTGGTATCGCGCGGGCGCAGGGGGCACGTCGTCGCGTGGCGATTGCCGATCTGGTTGGTGAATGTGCGCCACTGGAAGCGCTCAATCGCAGCGATGATCCGCACGGCATTTCCGACAGCTTTCTGTATGGGGTGTCACTCAACCGCATTGCCCGGCAGGTCAACGCGGCGGGCAGCGTATTCCTGATGCCCAGCGGCACCGAAGCGGTGGCCCTTGAGGCGGTCTACGCGAACGACAGATGGCGTCGGCTGGCCGCAGGATTTCATCAGGTGGGGGCACTGCTGCTGGTCGTTGCCGTGCCGGGCACACCGGGATTTGCTGAGCTGTGCGGCTACGTGGGTTCGTTGCTGCCGGTTGGTGACACCACCTTCCCCATGCCACCAGGCGTGGCGATCATCGCTCCGCCTCCACCGCCAGCACCGCCACCACCACCGGCACCGCCTCGGGAAAAGGCGGCGCGCGCCCGACAGGCCGCAGTGGAAAGCAACGATGGTCGACGCCGCAAGGTGATTGCCACGATCGTCGCACTCGGCGCAATCGGCATTGCCATTGGCGCGTTCTGGTCGGAGATCGTGACGCGACTGCCGGCACCGGTCGCCGGCTGGTTTGCGCGTCCGACCGCCGACACCAGCACGATGCTCGTCAAACCCACGCCGATGGATACGGTGAGCCGAGCCGACAGTGCCGTGCTCGACTCGGCCGGCCGCGCCGCCCTTGCGACCGGAATCGCGGGAGACAGCACGATGCCAATGGGTGGCCCTATTCCGGACATCGCGAATCCGGCGGATTCGGCGATCGCCGCGCGCTACGCCATCTTCTACTCGTCGGCCAACACGCGGCGAGAAGCACTGGCCGATACCCGATTGACGACGCAGCCTGCACTGGCTGTGGCACCCGTGATGCTCGATGGCGCCGCGTGGTTCCGGGTGTTCATCGGAGCATCGGCCGATCGGGATGGCGCCAACATTTTGCTGGCCCAGTTACGCGCCGCCAAGATCCTCAGTGGCGGCAATGTGACCGTGGTGCCCTTTGCCTTGCGACTGGAGGGTGGCGTGTCGGCAACAACAGTTGCGACGCGTCTGGCCGACTACGGCAAGCGCGGCATTCTGGCATATGCGCTGCAGCAGGGCAACGGCAGCGCGACACTGTACACCGGCGCGTTCGAATCGCCTGGTCAGGCAACGACGTTGGCGGATTCATTGCGCACACTGGGGATCACACCGGTGTTGGCTTACCGAACAGGGAGAGCGTTCTAGTGCGGTTGACGAAGCTGGAAGTTCACGGGTTCAAGGCGTTTGCGGATCATACCGAGTTCCTGTTCGAACGCGGCGTGACGGCAATTGTGGGCCCGAATGGCAGTGGAAAGTCCAACGTGTCCGATGCGGTGCGCTGGGTGCTGGGCGAGCAGCGCGCCCGCGCGATGCGTGGCGCCAAGATGGAAGACGTCATCTTCCATGGATCGTCGGCGCGAAAAGCGGTGAACATGGCGGAAGTCTCACTGCACTTCGAGAACAACGACGGCGAGTTGCCCGTCCCGTTCAAGGAAGTGGTGTTGACACGCCGGTTGCTACGTTCGGGCGAAAGCGAATACCTGCTCAATCGCGCGCCATGCCGATTGCGCGACATCCAGGATCTGGTGCGCGGGACCGGACTCGGTGCCGACTCGGGCGTGGTCATCGAAAGCCGCATGATCGATGCCCTGCTGTCCGATCGTCCCGACGACCGTCGTGAGTTGTTCGAAGAGGCGGCCGGCGTGGGTCTGTATCGCGATCGACGTCGCAGCGCGGAGCGGCGCCTGGACGAAACCACCGTGGATCTGGCCCGACTCGACGACCTGATTTCCGAAGTGCAGAGTCAGGTGCGGTCGCTGGCGCGTCAGCGTCGCCGTGCCGAGCGTCATGCCGAACTGACGGCGCGACGCTTTCAGGTGGAGCTGTCGCTGGCCACACGCGAGATGGCGGCGTGGCACGATGAGTTGGCCGCTCTGGAAGGCCGACTGGTGGAACTGTCGGCTGGTGTGCCCGACGCGGACGCGTCGATTCATACGGCGGAGTCGGCACGGGAAGTGGCGCACAGTGCGCGCGCCACCGCCGAAGGCAGTCGCGTGGAGTTGGCGCGACTGGCGGCGGAGCAGCGCGAGAAATCGCAGCGATTGGAGCGCGAACTGGCCGTGGCCGAGGAGCGCCAGCGCAGCACCATGCAGCGCCGCGAACGCGCCGAGGAGGAGCGTCGCGAGAACGAGGCCTTCGGTCGCCGCTTGCGCGATGATCGCGAGCGAGCCGCGACCGACAAGAGCACGCTCGAGCGCGAATTATCCGACGCCGGCGAGGCGCTGGAACAGCGGGTGGCCGCAGAACAAACCACGCGCGAAGCCGTACAACGCGCGCGGGCGGTGGTGGATCAGTTGGAGCGTCAGGTGCGTGATCATCGCGACCAGGCCCGTCGACTGGAACTGGATCGCGAAGGCGCGGGTCGTGAACACGCCGAGACGCAGCAACGGCGCGAAGCGCTGGAAATCGAGCGGCAACAGTTGGCCGATGCGCTGACGTCGGCCGAGCGCGAGTTGTTGGCGGCACGCGAGCAGATTCACGTGACCGCCGGTCATCTACGTGATGCGCAGATGGCGTTGGAAGGCGCGCGTTTGGCGGCCGCGACGGCGCGTACCGCCGATGCGGAGTCGCGCAGCGCGTTTGCCGCCGCGGTAGCGGCACACACTGCCCTGGAGGGACGTCGCCACGCGCTGGAAGGGCTGGAGCGTGAGCGCGTGGGGTTGGCACCGTCGGCCGCCAAGTTGCTCAAGGAACGCGAACGATTTGGCGACGGCGCGGTGCTGGGGCCGCTCACCGACTTCGTCACCGCCGACGGCGAAGCGGCGAAGCTGGTGGAGCGCTATCTGGGCGCCACGATGCACGCGATTGTCGTGCGTGACGCCGATGCCGCGCGCGCCGTGCGGCGGTGGCATACCGAAACGCAACCGGGACCGCTGCTGCTGTTGCCGCTGGATGTCGTGTCAGAAATGAGTGCCGAGGCCGACACACTGTCCAGCAGTGTGCAGGCCAGCGGACCGGCCGCGCGTTGGGTGCGGGCCTTGCTGGGCAAAGTGCGGGCGCTGGATGGCGGTGAGGCGTTTGTCGATGATCGCGGCGCGGTGTTCCTGCCCGGAACCTCGTCGGGCGTGGGACCGCTGCAGCGCCGGGCGGAGCTCACGCGGCTGGAAGCCGACATGGCCATGGCCGATACCACGCGCGCCGCGGCGGTGATGGCGGCCGACGCCGCGCGTCTGGCGCTTGGCGAAGCCGAGCGCGCCCAGCAGGCGGCGGTTGATGCGTCGAATCGGGCGCAGCAGGAATCGCGACGCGCTGACGAAGTGCACAATGAAGTGGAACGTCGTCGCGAACGCGCTGATCGCGAGTTGCAGCAATCGAGCGCCCTGGCCGAACGTCTGGTGACGCGACTGAGCGAACTGGACGCACGCGCGCAGCAGTTGTCGGAACAGGCCGCGGCGCTGGGAGTGCGGGCGGGCGAAGCCGATACCGATATCGCCGACGCACGCGCGCACCTCACCGAGGCGGAGAAGGAACAGGAGCAGGCGCGCGATGCGCGCGCCACGTGGCAGGTGGCCCAGGCGCAGGCGCAGGCGCGACTGTCGGTGGCCATCGATCGCGAGAAGCGACTGCTGGAAGAAGACTCCACCGCCGCCGCGCGCATGGAGTCGCTGGCGCACGAGCTCTCGTCGTTGTCGGACGCCGATCAGCAACTGGCCGAGCAACTCGCGGCCTGGCGCACCGAACTCGAAACCGAGCAGAAATCACTGGCCGACGCCGATGGCCGGCTGGCCGATGCCGAGCGGGCCGTGGCCGCGGCCACCGTGGCCCTCGATGCCGCGGAAGCGCAGTTGGATGAGGCGCGTCGTCGGGCCAGCGCGTTGGGCGAACAGTTGCACGGCGCGCAATTGCGTCACACGGAACTGGCCGGACGCCGCGAGGCCATTCGCCAGCGTCTGGAAACCGAATGGCGACGGTCGCTGGAAGACCTGATGTCGGGGTTCGTGGAACTCGATCTCGAAACCGACCTGCTGCGCACCGAGGCGCAGCAGTTGCGCGAGTCGCTGGACGAACTCGGTCCGGTCAATCCGCTCGCCATCGAGGAACACGAGGAGGAGCAGCGTCGTCTGGAATTCCTCACCAGCCAGCGCAACGACCTCGTGTCCGCCAAGCAATCGCTGCATCAGGCGATTCGCGAGATTGACAGCACGGCGCGCGAACTGTTTCTCGCCACGTTCTCGCAGGTGCGCGAGAACTTCCGTCAGATCTTCCTCACGCTCTTTGGCGGCGGCGAGTGCGACTTGCGCCTGGAGAACCCCGACGCGCCGCTGGATTGCGACATCGAGATTCACGCGTCGCCGCGCGGCAAGAAGACGCAGCGCATTCACCTGCTGTCCAGCGGCGAGCGCGCGCTGGTGGCGTTGTCGCTGCTCTTCGGCATCTTCCTCACCAAGCCCAGCCCGTTCTGTCTGCTGGACGAAGTGGATGCGCCGCTGGATGACCAGAACATCGGCCGCTTCGTGAAGATGCTCAACCAGTTCAAGTCGCGCACCCAGTTCATTGTGATCACGCACAATCCGCGCACCACCACCGAGGCGGCGGACGCCGTGTACGGCGTGACCATGCAGGAGCCGGGTGTGTCGTCCATCGTGGCGGTGCGCTTGCGCGGCGGCGCGGTGCTGGACGAAGGTGCCGCCGACGCGTCAACGTCGGACGCGCCGTCGTCGCCAGATGGTGGCGACGAACCGGTGCCTGACGACAACCCGGTAACCGCGCCCACCTCGGCGTGAGGCGCGTTCTCGGCGCCGGGATTGCGGCGTGGGTGGCGGTCGGACTGCTGACGCAGACGGCCGCCGCGCAGGCCGTGTTGCTGGATGGACCGGACGGCCCGACTCTGCCGTCCATCACCCCGGCCTTCACGCTGCGCGCGTTCGGCTTTGCCGACGTGCGTCCCATGCGCGTGACCATTCAGATTGCCACGTCCACCGACTTCACCAGCGGGGTGCTGGTGGATTCCACCTTCACCACCAGTGACACGATTGCCACCGTACAAGTGGTGCGACCGCTGGCCAGCGACGCGCGCGTGTACTGGCGCGCGCGTGTGGAGGGGACTGACGGGAGAACGGCGGAATCGGCGCGCGTGGGCCCGCGCACCGTGCCCACCTGGCTGAGCCTGGTCACGCCGAATTCCCCCACGGGCAATGTGTTCGACATTCGTCGACCGTTGTTGGTCTGGCACAGCGCGCGCGTGACGCCGCTGTTGGGCGCGTGGAAGTACGATGTCGAGATCACGACCTCGGGACGTCCGGAACAGGGCGTGTCCGGGATCCGAGATACCACCTATCGCGCCACCGCGGACTTGCAGGCGAACACCTCGTACCGTTGGAGTGTGCGCGCGACGCTCGACAACGGGGCGACGGCCACGGCCAGCAGCGCCGGGTCGTTCCTGATTATCGACCAACCGCTGCCCGCCACCACACTGCTGTATCAGAATTTCCCCAATCCGTTTCCGTCCCCCGTAGCGTTCGCCACCTGCATCTGGTTTGACGTGGCCGAACCGGGCGCGCGCATTGCACTGGATGTCACCGACCTGCGCGGCAATCTGGTGCGCACGCTGATTCCGGGCGCCGACGGGCAGCAGGATTTTCGCGCGGGTCAATACGGGCGCGGAATTCCGGGAGCGAGCAGCAATTGCGACAATCGCTTTGTCTGGGACGGCACTGGCAACGACAGGCGCACGGTGGCACCGGGCGTGTACCTGTTGCGCTTTCGGGCCGGCCGCGGCGCCTTCACGTTTATTCGCATGCTGTTCCTTGGCCGTTAACCGCCGCCCTCCCGTGACCCCATGCGCCTGACCACCATCGGCACCGGAACGGCTGCCCCGCATCCCACGCGCGCGGCACCCGCGCATCTCGTGAACGCCGGCAGCGTGTCGCTGCTGTTGGATTGCGGTGCCGGGGCCGCGCACCGCATGGCCGCGCTGGGCCTCAACTGGTCGGCCATCACGCATGTGGCGCTCACGCATTTTCATCCCGATCACGTGAGCGACGTGGTCATGCTGGTGATGGGGTGGCGCTGGGGGCAGTTGCCCGCACGGTCCGAACCGGTCACCATCTACGGGCCCGTGGGCACGGGAGCGTTGCTGGAGAGTCTGGCGGCCATATACGGGGCATGGCTGCTGGCACCGGGGTTTCCACTCACCATTCGCGAGGTGGCCCGGGACGAGGTCATTCGACTGCCCGACGGCGTGCAACTGACGGCGTTCCCGGTACCACATACGGCGGAGAGCATGGCATATTCCGTCACGCAGGATGGGAAGCGCCTGGTGTACACCGGTGACACGGGGTACGACGAGGCGTTGGCCGATTGGTCGGCGGGCTGTGACGTGCTGCTGACCGAATGCTCGCTGCCCGACGGGATGGCCATTCGTGAGCATCTCACGCCGCGGCAGGCCGGTGCCATCGCCGCACGGGCTCACGCCAAACGCCTGGTGCTGACGCACTTTTATCAGCCCGTCGAGACCGTTGATATCATCGCCGAAGTTGCCGAACACTATGCCGGCCCGGTGGTCCTTGCGACCGACGGCTGGTTCATCGATTTCTGAGGACGTGCCATGCTGGTCGTGATGCAGCCCAATGCAAGCGCCGCCGATATCGATCGCGTGTGCGACGAGATCGTGCGTCAGGGTTTCAAGCCGCTCCCTCTGCCGGGCTCCACGCGCACGGCCATCGGCCTCCTGGGCGACGACTCCAAGATCGACTGGTCGTACATCGAAGGGCTGCCGTCAGTGGCCAGCGTGCTCATCGTCCAGAAGCCGTATCGCCAGGCGGCGCGTGAGTGGAAGACCGAAAACACCATCGTGGAAATCGCGCCGGGCGTGCGTGTTGGCGGCGATGAGATCGTCGTGTTTGCCGGCCCCTGCTCTGTAGAAAGCGAAGAGCAAATCATGGAAGCGGCGCGCGCCGTGCGCGCCGGCGGGGCGACGGCGCTGCGTGGTGGCGCGTTCAAGCCGCGTTCATCGCCGTATGCGTTTCAGGGCATGGGCAAGAAGGGACTCGAATTGCTGGCCATGGCGCGCGCGGAAACGGGGCTGGCCATTGTCACGGAAGCGATGGACGAAACCGGCGCCGATCTTGTGGCCGAGTACGCCGACTGCATCCAGATCGGTGCGCGGAACATGCAGAACTATTCGCTGCTGCGTCATGTCGGCAAAATCGGCAAGCCGGTGCTGCTCAAGCGCGGCATGGCGGCCACCATCAACGACCTGCTGCTCAGCGCCGAGTACATTTTGGCCGAAGGGAATCCCAATGTGATTCTCTGCGAGCGTGGTGTGCGCACATTCGATTCGGCCACGCGCAACCTGTTCGATCTGACCGCCATCCCGGTGGTGCACAAACTCTCGCATCTGCCCATTGTGGCCGATCCCAGCCACGGTACGGGGCTGCGCGACAAGGTGACGCCGATGGCGCGCGCGGCCGTCGCGGCCGGCGCCGATGGCATTCTGGTGGAAGTGCATCCGCATCCGGACCGGGCGCTGTCCGACGGGGCACAATCGCTGTACCCCGAGCAGTTCATGCAGTTGGTGAAAGAACTGCATGCCATTGCCAACGCCATCGGGCGCACCATCGCACCAACCCCCGACATCGCGTCCGCGCGAGTTTGACCCACGTCACGTGGCGCGGGGCACATTGCCCCGGGCGACGGGTACCTCTTGGCATGCCTACTCGACTCGACTCCCGCGCGACCCGCGTTGCGGTGTTGTGCAGTGCGTTGGTGGCCTCCGCAGCCAGCCAGTCACTGCGCGCGCAATCGCCGGCGGAATCAGCGTACGACCGTGTGGCCAGGGCGTGGATATCGCACGAAACGCTCGAAGCCCAATTCGAGCAGCGCATCACCAATCCCCTGCTCGGCCGCACCGCGACGTCGCGCGGCACGTTTCTGCAGCACAAGCCGGGGCGTGTGAGCATCACGTTCTCCGATCCGATGGGCGACCGCATTGTGGGCGATGGCCAATCGCTCTGGGTGTATCTCCCCAGTAGCGCACCCGGTCAGGTCATGAAGTTACCGGCCGATGCTGATGGGGCCGTAGTGGTTGACCTGCTGGGCCAACTGCTGGATGCGCCCAAGCGCACGTTCACCATTACCGGCGGCGAGTCCACCACGATCGAGGGCCGGGCCACCAAACGCGTGATGCTGGTGCCGCGCGTGGAAGGTCGTGTGCCGTTCCAGAAAGCCACGTTGTGGCTGGACGACAAGGATCCGCGTCCGGTGCGCGTGCAGGTCACCGATGTGCAAGGCGTGGAGCGCATGATCACCCTGACCACGTGGATTCCCAACGCCGTGCTGCCGCCCAATGCCTTTGTGTTCAAGGCGCCCAAGGGCGTGAAGGTGATCACCAAAATCCCCGGCGTCTGACCGTCGCGTCCTACCGG from Gemmatimonadaceae bacterium carries:
- the smc gene encoding chromosome segregation protein SMC, encoding MRLTKLEVHGFKAFADHTEFLFERGVTAIVGPNGSGKSNVSDAVRWVLGEQRARAMRGAKMEDVIFHGSSARKAVNMAEVSLHFENNDGELPVPFKEVVLTRRLLRSGESEYLLNRAPCRLRDIQDLVRGTGLGADSGVVIESRMIDALLSDRPDDRRELFEEAAGVGLYRDRRRSAERRLDETTVDLARLDDLISEVQSQVRSLARQRRRAERHAELTARRFQVELSLATREMAAWHDELAALEGRLVELSAGVPDADASIHTAESAREVAHSARATAEGSRVELARLAAEQREKSQRLERELAVAEERQRSTMQRRERAEEERRENEAFGRRLRDDRERAATDKSTLERELSDAGEALEQRVAAEQTTREAVQRARAVVDQLERQVRDHRDQARRLELDREGAGREHAETQQRREALEIERQQLADALTSAERELLAAREQIHVTAGHLRDAQMALEGARLAAATARTADAESRSAFAAAVAAHTALEGRRHALEGLERERVGLAPSAAKLLKERERFGDGAVLGPLTDFVTADGEAAKLVERYLGATMHAIVVRDADAARAVRRWHTETQPGPLLLLPLDVVSEMSAEADTLSSSVQASGPAARWVRALLGKVRALDGGEAFVDDRGAVFLPGTSSGVGPLQRRAELTRLEADMAMADTTRAAAVMAADAARLALGEAERAQQAAVDASNRAQQESRRADEVHNEVERRRERADRELQQSSALAERLVTRLSELDARAQQLSEQAAALGVRAGEADTDIADARAHLTEAEKEQEQARDARATWQVAQAQAQARLSVAIDREKRLLEEDSTAAARMESLAHELSSLSDADQQLAEQLAAWRTELETEQKSLADADGRLADAERAVAAATVALDAAEAQLDEARRRASALGEQLHGAQLRHTELAGRREAIRQRLETEWRRSLEDLMSGFVELDLETDLLRTEAQQLRESLDELGPVNPLAIEEHEEEQRRLEFLTSQRNDLVSAKQSLHQAIREIDSTARELFLATFSQVRENFRQIFLTLFGGGECDLRLENPDAPLDCDIEIHASPRGKKTQRIHLLSSGERALVALSLLFGIFLTKPSPFCLLDEVDAPLDDQNIGRFVKMLNQFKSRTQFIVITHNPRTTTEAADAVYGVTMQEPGVSSIVAVRLRGGAVLDEGAADASTSDAPSSPDGGDEPVPDDNPVTAPTSA
- a CDS encoding ribonuclease Z, translating into MRLTTIGTGTAAPHPTRAAPAHLVNAGSVSLLLDCGAGAAHRMAALGLNWSAITHVALTHFHPDHVSDVVMLVMGWRWGQLPARSEPVTIYGPVGTGALLESLAAIYGAWLLAPGFPLTIREVARDEVIRLPDGVQLTAFPVPHTAESMAYSVTQDGKRLVYTGDTGYDEALADWSAGCDVLLTECSLPDGMAIREHLTPRQAGAIAARAHAKRLVLTHFYQPVETVDIIAEVAEHYAGPVVLATDGWFIDF
- a CDS encoding outer membrane lipoprotein carrier protein LolA, whose translation is MPTRLDSRATRVAVLCSALVASAASQSLRAQSPAESAYDRVARAWISHETLEAQFEQRITNPLLGRTATSRGTFLQHKPGRVSITFSDPMGDRIVGDGQSLWVYLPSSAPGQVMKLPADADGAVVVDLLGQLLDAPKRTFTITGGESTTIEGRATKRVMLVPRVEGRVPFQKATLWLDDKDPRPVRVQVTDVQGVERMITLTTWIPNAVLPPNAFVFKAPKGVKVITKIPGV
- a CDS encoding SPOR domain-containing protein → MRTLIASALLALACGCADRPSRPSGADATPSIPGGPDPVVLRVARDGGILTAYRYPALDSVLWKSGSRAPALAAVIAFGAEDGYLAAMDAQRAPVRVDLRLGVVTSSRDSGQLVLSSSDGAAIYALTRAGEITRFTPSGGDWKFKPTLPASALFAQADGSLIVAGASGSKAVVWRIRPPGQEIVDTISFDVGGKAGANAAMIAATAGSLGDRIFFGANESVIAVRSRDMQKALEIDLGDPVRALVATPSGDRLFAALDDNRSVRIIDRFEERVTGKIKLPAAPTALRMDPLGRMLLARGPADSVYVVSLADDGVRGTVRSAWRADLPMVLADGAIAMARGGDVVITKAPTLDDGRSIARGAQDFWHSFRWNGFRPRAAGLDQPVQFRTSAPRDSTDLVDTASVTKLDSAMQASFTVSFAAVQNEKTARDLVSRIRVDGQAPRITTSERNGTTLYRVVMGPYPTRAEADRVGRASGQSYWIFEGTP
- the aroF gene encoding 3-deoxy-7-phosphoheptulonate synthase yields the protein MLVVMQPNASAADIDRVCDEIVRQGFKPLPLPGSTRTAIGLLGDDSKIDWSYIEGLPSVASVLIVQKPYRQAAREWKTENTIVEIAPGVRVGGDEIVVFAGPCSVESEEQIMEAARAVRAGGATALRGGAFKPRSSPYAFQGMGKKGLELLAMARAETGLAIVTEAMDETGADLVAEYADCIQIGARNMQNYSLLRHVGKIGKPVLLKRGMAATINDLLLSAEYILAEGNPNVILCERGVRTFDSATRNLFDLTAIPVVHKLSHLPIVADPSHGTGLRDKVTPMARAAVAAGADGILVEVHPHPDRALSDGAQSLYPEQFMQLVKELHAIANAIGRTIAPTPDIASARV